From the genome of Bradyrhizobium sp. SZCCHNS1050, one region includes:
- a CDS encoding DUF72 domain-containing protein, which yields MSKAPARASQSKSHIYIGIGGWTFAPWRGVFYPDKLPQSKELEYAASKLTSIEINGTYYGSQKPESFRKWAREVPDGFIFSLKGPRFATNRRVLAEAGDSVKRFYDTGVLELGDRLGPVLWQFAPTKKFDEADFGKFLELLPRELDGRKLRHVVEVRHDSFCVPSFVALLREFATPVVFAEHGKYPAIADVVGDFVYARLQKGNDELATCYPPKQLDAWAKRLQLWAGGGEPNDLPRVDDKPAKKMPRDVFAYVIHEGKVRAPAGAMELIERVS from the coding sequence GTGAGCAAAGCCCCCGCACGCGCCTCGCAATCCAAGAGCCACATCTACATCGGCATCGGCGGCTGGACCTTCGCGCCGTGGCGCGGTGTGTTCTATCCGGACAAGCTGCCGCAATCGAAGGAACTCGAATACGCCGCCTCGAAGCTGACCTCGATCGAGATCAACGGCACCTATTATGGCTCGCAGAAGCCGGAGAGCTTCCGCAAATGGGCGCGCGAGGTGCCGGACGGTTTCATCTTCTCGCTGAAGGGGCCACGCTTCGCGACCAACCGCCGCGTGCTCGCCGAGGCCGGTGATTCCGTGAAGCGCTTTTACGACACCGGCGTGCTCGAGCTCGGCGACCGGCTCGGGCCGGTGCTGTGGCAGTTCGCGCCGACCAAGAAGTTCGACGAGGCCGATTTCGGCAAGTTCCTCGAGCTGTTGCCGCGCGAGCTCGACGGCCGCAAGCTGCGTCACGTCGTCGAGGTCCGCCATGACAGTTTCTGCGTCCCCAGCTTCGTCGCGCTGCTGCGCGAGTTTGCAACGCCGGTCGTGTTCGCCGAGCACGGCAAATATCCGGCGATCGCCGATGTCGTGGGTGATTTCGTCTATGCCCGGCTGCAGAAGGGCAATGACGAGCTTGCGACCTGCTATCCGCCGAAGCAGCTCGACGCCTGGGCGAAGCGATTGCAACTGTGGGCTGGCGGCGGCGAACCGAACGATCTGCCACGGGTTGACGACAAGCCGGCGAAGAAGATGCCGCGCGATGTGTTCGCCTATGTCATCCACGAGGGCAAGGTGCGCGCGCCAGCCGGCGCGATGGAGCTCATCGAGCGCGTGAGCTGA
- a CDS encoding glycosyltransferase family 2 protein, which yields MNDVLRPAMPAPPQTADIPIVSVVVPTFNERDNVTTLYRRLEAAFKDVPWEVVFVDDNSPDGTWQVVRELSRSDKRVRCVRRVGRRGLSGACIEGILAASAPFAAVIDADLQHDETQLPKMLSLLQSGAAELVVGSRYIEGGSAASFDSKRAGASAFATEIARRALKVEVNDPMSGFFMIRRDRFEAIAPKLSTQGFKILLDIIASAEGGLKTVEVPYTFGSRLHGESKLDSMVALDFLGLVLAKMTNDVVSLRFLLFAMVGGTGLVVHLATLFLGLNLFDLPFAESQALGAFVAMTSNFILNNFLTYRDQRLKGFAILRGLLVFYLVCSVGLLANVGVAFSVYDQEPIWWLAGAAGALMGVVWNYAISGLFVWRKR from the coding sequence ATGAACGATGTCCTCCGACCGGCCATGCCCGCGCCGCCGCAAACCGCTGATATTCCGATCGTTTCGGTGGTCGTGCCGACCTTCAACGAGCGCGACAATGTCACCACGCTGTACCGGCGGCTGGAGGCGGCGTTCAAGGATGTGCCGTGGGAGGTGGTGTTCGTCGACGACAACTCCCCGGACGGCACCTGGCAGGTGGTGCGCGAATTGTCGCGCAGCGACAAACGCGTCCGCTGCGTCCGCCGAGTCGGCCGGCGCGGCCTGTCCGGCGCCTGCATCGAGGGCATCCTGGCCGCCAGCGCGCCCTTTGCCGCCGTGATCGACGCCGATCTGCAGCATGACGAGACCCAGCTGCCGAAGATGCTGTCGCTGCTGCAGAGCGGTGCGGCCGAGCTCGTCGTCGGCAGCCGCTACATCGAGGGCGGCAGCGCCGCGAGCTTCGACAGCAAGCGGGCGGGGGCCAGCGCCTTCGCCACCGAGATCGCGCGCCGCGCGCTCAAGGTCGAGGTCAACGATCCCATGAGCGGCTTCTTCATGATCCGCCGCGACCGCTTCGAGGCGATCGCGCCGAAGCTCTCCACGCAGGGCTTCAAGATCCTGCTCGACATCATCGCCAGCGCCGAGGGTGGTCTGAAGACGGTCGAGGTGCCCTATACGTTCGGCTCGCGCCTGCACGGCGAGAGCAAGCTCGACTCGATGGTCGCGCTCGACTTCCTCGGCCTCGTGCTGGCCAAGATGACCAACGACGTGGTGTCGCTGCGCTTCCTGTTGTTCGCGATGGTCGGCGGCACCGGCCTGGTGGTCCATCTCGCCACGCTGTTCCTCGGTCTCAATTTGTTCGACCTTCCGTTCGCGGAGTCGCAGGCGCTCGGCGCCTTCGTCGCGATGACCTCGAACTTCATCCTCAACAACTTCCTCACCTATCGCGACCAGCGGCTGAAGGGCTTTGCCATCCTGCGTGGCCTGCTCGTCTTCTATCTGGTCTGCTCGGTCGGCCTGCTGGCCAATGTCGGCGTCGCCTTCTCGGTCTATGACCAGGAGCCGATCTGGTGGCTGGCGGGCGCCGCCGGCGCGCTGATGGGCGTGGTCTGGAATTACGCGATCTCCGGATTGTTCGTCTGGCGCAAGCGATGA
- a CDS encoding FkbM family methyltransferase, with protein MQIPGRKLAFVLASTNQGTMIVNRLDYRMIDANRGYGVGFQILNTGAFDPGEVQLAVRLLGVRRRHHGDGAVAIDCGANIGVHTIEWAKAMTGWGSVLSIEAQERIYYALAGNIAINNCFNAIAIHAAVSSERGVLNIPSPNYLTPSSFGSLELRQRPNTEFIGQAIDYENDTVEVRKLPLDDFNLPRCDLIKLDVEGMELEALEGAAATIERCTPIMLVEKIKTDADQLRQWFDRRGYKTIDADINMVAIHGGDKALADIIPQQA; from the coding sequence ATGCAGATCCCCGGCCGGAAGCTGGCCTTCGTGCTGGCCTCGACCAATCAAGGTACGATGATCGTCAACCGGCTCGACTATCGCATGATCGACGCCAACCGCGGCTACGGCGTCGGCTTCCAGATCCTCAACACCGGCGCCTTCGATCCGGGAGAGGTGCAGCTGGCCGTCCGCCTGCTCGGCGTGCGCCGCAGGCACCATGGGGACGGCGCGGTCGCGATCGACTGCGGCGCCAATATCGGCGTCCACACGATCGAATGGGCGAAGGCGATGACCGGCTGGGGATCCGTGCTCTCGATCGAGGCGCAGGAGCGGATCTACTACGCGCTCGCCGGCAATATCGCGATCAACAACTGCTTCAACGCGATTGCGATCCATGCCGCGGTATCCTCCGAGCGCGGCGTGCTCAACATCCCGAGCCCGAACTATCTGACCCCGTCGAGCTTCGGCAGCCTCGAGCTGCGCCAGCGTCCCAACACCGAGTTCATTGGCCAGGCCATCGACTATGAGAACGACACGGTCGAGGTGCGCAAGCTTCCGCTGGACGATTTCAACCTGCCGCGTTGCGACCTGATCAAGCTCGACGTCGAGGGCATGGAGCTCGAGGCGCTCGAAGGTGCGGCGGCGACGATCGAACGCTGCACGCCGATCATGCTGGTCGAGAAGATCAAGACCGATGCCGACCAGTTGCGGCAATGGTTCGATCGCCGCGGCTACAAGACCATCGACGCCGACATCAACATGGTCGCGATCCACGGCGGGGACAAGGCGCTGGCGGACATCATTCCGCAGCAGGCCTGA
- a CDS encoding HNH endonuclease, whose protein sequence is MSATNPALVLNADFQPLSYFPLSVVSWEDAIRVVVSGSHVVVAEYDRVVRSPSVTMRLPAVIALRNYVRPAMRVPFTRFNVFLRDRFECQYCGGRYLHGELTFDHVVPRADGGETSWTNIVAACSPCNARKDRRYLKPRRPPFEPTRHELMAAQRLFPPRFLHETWQDYLYWDVELER, encoded by the coding sequence ATGTCAGCAACAAATCCGGCGCTGGTTCTCAACGCCGACTTCCAGCCGCTGAGCTACTTCCCGCTGTCAGTGGTCAGCTGGGAGGATGCGATCAGGGTAGTCGTCAGCGGCTCTCACGTCGTCGTCGCGGAATACGACCGGGTCGTTCGTAGCCCGAGCGTCACCATGCGGCTGCCGGCGGTGATCGCGCTGCGCAACTACGTCAGGCCCGCGATGCGCGTGCCTTTCACGCGGTTCAACGTGTTCCTGCGCGATCGCTTCGAATGTCAGTATTGCGGCGGCCGCTATCTGCACGGCGAGTTGACGTTCGACCACGTGGTACCGCGGGCCGATGGCGGCGAGACGTCGTGGACCAACATCGTCGCCGCTTGCAGTCCATGCAACGCGCGCAAGGACCGGCGCTATCTCAAGCCGCGACGGCCGCCCTTCGAGCCGACGCGGCACGAGCTGATGGCCGCGCAGCGCCTGTTTCCGCCGAGATTCCTGCACGAGACGTGGCAGGATTATCTCTATTGGGACGTGGAGCTGGAGCGGTGA
- a CDS encoding DUF488 domain-containing protein, translating to MAKSKTLFTIGYEHTPAKAVLDELQSAGVKLLVDVRAVAASRRPGFSKSQLAAGLDERGIGYVHLRGLGTPKEGREAARSGHYDTLHKIYSAHLKTPQAKEQMDELASLVKSAGPVCLLCYERDHAHCHRQWIAEIIEERDHVRVENLIAPQV from the coding sequence ATGGCCAAGAGCAAGACCCTGTTCACCATCGGCTACGAGCACACGCCGGCCAAAGCCGTCCTCGACGAGCTGCAATCGGCCGGCGTCAAGCTGCTGGTCGACGTCCGCGCGGTGGCGGCCTCGCGCCGGCCGGGCTTCTCCAAGAGCCAGCTCGCCGCAGGGCTCGACGAGCGCGGCATCGGCTATGTGCACCTGCGCGGGCTCGGCACGCCGAAGGAAGGCCGCGAGGCGGCCCGCAGCGGCCACTACGACACGCTGCACAAGATCTACAGCGCGCATCTGAAGACGCCGCAGGCGAAGGAGCAGATGGACGAGCTGGCCTCGCTCGTGAAGAGCGCCGGTCCCGTCTGCCTGCTCTGCTACGAGCGCGACCACGCTCATTGCCACCGGCAATGGATCGCCGAGATCATCGAGGAGCGCGACCATGTCCGAGTCGAGAATCTGATCGCGCCGCAGGTCTGA
- a CDS encoding glycosyltransferase family 39 protein, with product MTSAAGADDARLVRNVWLTIAGLVVVRLIAAAVTSITFDEAYYWMWSKHLAGGYYDHPPMVAVVIRLGTLIAGDSELGVRLVSILLGLPMSYAVYRSAEILFGGVRVAATAALLLNVTLMAAVGTLIVTPDAPLLVASSFVLFFCAKVLETGRGAWWLAVGAAVGAALLSKYTAMFFGAAILIWLVAVPKLRHWLASPWPYLGGLVAFALFAPVILWNADHQWVSFIKQLGRARVEAVRPVYIAEIIPTQFAFATPLVFILGLMGLYGLARRRAGDAAARVLIEAMVWVIVAYFVWHSLHARVEANWFAPVYPAFVVAAAAAAHLVAWSAREQRTATFCLRWAVPVGVVMFVALIVQANTGLLSGYRRDATVRSVGVGWRPLAAEIEAARVRADASCVLAMDYGTTAWLSFYLPPGTCVLQPIQRIRWANFPEPDPAKLAGTQLFVDEAQIATRVYVSNTFGRIEKVGEAARKRGSLTIETYAFYALSEPKGDLLDRTPPPELQR from the coding sequence ATGACATCTGCGGCAGGTGCCGACGACGCCCGGCTGGTCCGCAATGTCTGGCTGACCATCGCGGGCCTCGTCGTTGTCAGGCTGATCGCGGCCGCGGTCACGTCGATCACCTTCGACGAAGCCTATTACTGGATGTGGTCGAAGCATCTCGCGGGCGGCTATTACGACCACCCGCCGATGGTTGCGGTCGTGATCCGGCTGGGCACCTTGATCGCCGGCGACAGCGAGCTCGGCGTGCGCCTCGTCTCGATCCTGCTCGGCCTGCCGATGAGCTATGCGGTCTATCGCTCCGCCGAGATCCTGTTCGGCGGCGTGCGCGTGGCGGCGACCGCGGCGCTGCTGCTCAACGTCACGCTGATGGCGGCGGTCGGCACGCTGATCGTGACCCCCGACGCGCCGCTGCTGGTCGCCTCCAGCTTCGTGCTTTTCTTCTGCGCCAAGGTGCTGGAGACGGGGAGAGGCGCGTGGTGGCTCGCGGTCGGCGCAGCCGTCGGTGCGGCGCTGCTGTCGAAATACACCGCGATGTTCTTCGGCGCGGCGATCCTGATCTGGCTCGTCGCCGTGCCGAAACTGCGCCATTGGCTGGCCTCGCCCTGGCCCTATCTCGGCGGCCTCGTGGCATTCGCGCTGTTCGCGCCGGTGATCCTGTGGAATGCCGATCACCAATGGGTGTCGTTCATCAAGCAGCTCGGCCGTGCCAGGGTCGAGGCGGTCAGGCCTGTCTACATCGCCGAGATCATCCCGACGCAGTTCGCCTTTGCGACGCCGCTGGTGTTCATCCTCGGCCTGATGGGCCTCTACGGCCTGGCCCGGCGCAGGGCAGGGGATGCGGCGGCGCGCGTCCTGATCGAGGCGATGGTCTGGGTCATCGTCGCCTATTTCGTCTGGCATTCGCTGCATGCCCGGGTCGAGGCCAACTGGTTCGCGCCGGTCTATCCGGCGTTCGTGGTGGCTGCCGCGGCGGCGGCCCATCTCGTCGCCTGGTCGGCGCGCGAGCAGCGCACCGCGACCTTCTGTCTGCGCTGGGCCGTGCCCGTCGGCGTCGTGATGTTCGTCGCGCTGATCGTGCAGGCCAACACGGGCCTGCTGTCCGGCTACCGGCGCGATGCCACGGTGCGCAGCGTCGGCGTCGGCTGGCGGCCGCTGGCTGCCGAGATCGAGGCGGCGCGGGTGCGCGCCGACGCGTCCTGCGTGCTGGCGATGGATTATGGCACCACCGCCTGGCTGTCGTTCTATCTGCCGCCGGGGACCTGCGTGCTGCAGCCGATCCAGCGCATCCGCTGGGCCAATTTCCCGGAGCCGGATCCGGCCAAGCTCGCGGGCACGCAGCTGTTCGTCGACGAGGCCCAGATCGCGACGCGGGTCTACGTCAGCAACACGTTCGGCCGCATCGAGAAGGTCGGCGAGGCCGCGCGCAAGCGCGGGTCCTTGACCATCGAGACCTACGCCTTCTACGCGCTCAGCGAGCCGAAGGGCGATCTCCTCGACCGCACGCCGCCGCCGGAGCTGCAGCGCTGA
- a CDS encoding tannase/feruloyl esterase family alpha/beta hydrolase has product MIRTGASFLAAAGILCVTGMEAVRAEDVACSKVTAEALKVPGLTLTGSKLQEAADGLPRHCILSGKVNERTGVDGHAYAIQFEIRLPETWNGRFLHQVNGGNDGLVVPALGDKADGLVGGGVTPLARGFAVLSSDSGHSGSDPANKPRGLASGSAFGLDPQARRDYGYSADITLAPIAKAIISAHYGRKPDYSYIAGCSNGGRHTMVAAERMPEQYDGFLVGNPGFNLPRAAVQHAWDVQALTKADVDIRKSITREDAKLIASKITEVCDGLDGAKDGLTANLKACQKAFDFDSLRCAAGATEACLPAAKVDALKKVFAGPHNSKGEPLYSDWPVDGGVGTGNWRAWKVESPVAPWNNLPIIATMGGASLNYIFSTPPVEIEGSPDKLVEKLQTYDFDKDAPKIYAKEGPFTESAMDFMAPPAVDNPTLPAFQNGARKMLIYHGQADPVFSINDTIRWYEKLNANVQGKADGFARLFALPGETHCGGGVTLEKFDALGALMDWVEKGKAPEAITASVNAANKELPSTWSPQRTRPLCPWPKFAKYVGGDVEQASSFTCAAE; this is encoded by the coding sequence ATGATCCGAACCGGGGCGTCGTTTTTGGCCGCAGCAGGGATCTTGTGCGTAACCGGGATGGAGGCGGTGCGGGCTGAGGATGTTGCCTGCAGCAAGGTGACGGCCGAGGCGTTGAAGGTCCCCGGGCTGACCTTGACGGGATCGAAGCTGCAGGAGGCCGCCGACGGGCTGCCGCGGCATTGCATTCTCTCCGGCAAGGTCAATGAGCGCACCGGCGTCGATGGCCATGCCTATGCGATCCAGTTCGAGATCAGGCTGCCGGAGACCTGGAACGGCCGCTTCCTGCATCAGGTCAATGGCGGTAATGACGGCCTGGTGGTGCCGGCGCTCGGCGACAAGGCCGACGGTCTCGTCGGTGGCGGTGTGACGCCGCTCGCCCGCGGCTTTGCCGTGCTGTCGTCGGACAGCGGCCACTCCGGCAGCGATCCCGCCAACAAGCCGCGCGGGCTTGCGTCCGGCTCAGCCTTCGGGCTCGATCCGCAGGCGCGCCGCGACTATGGCTATTCGGCCGACATCACGCTGGCGCCGATCGCGAAGGCGATCATCTCGGCGCATTACGGCAGGAAGCCGGACTATTCCTACATCGCCGGCTGTTCCAATGGCGGCCGCCACACCATGGTGGCTGCCGAGCGCATGCCCGAGCAGTATGACGGCTTCCTGGTCGGCAATCCCGGCTTCAACCTGCCGCGCGCTGCCGTGCAGCACGCCTGGGACGTGCAGGCGCTGACCAAGGCCGACGTCGACATCCGCAAGTCGATCACGCGGGAGGATGCCAAGCTGATCGCTTCCAAGATCACGGAGGTCTGCGACGGGCTCGACGGCGCCAAGGACGGCCTCACGGCCAACCTGAAAGCCTGCCAGAAGGCGTTCGATTTCGACAGCCTGCGCTGCGCCGCTGGGGCAACCGAAGCCTGTCTGCCGGCCGCCAAGGTCGATGCCTTGAAGAAAGTCTTCGCGGGCCCGCACAATTCCAAGGGCGAGCCGCTGTATTCCGACTGGCCGGTGGATGGTGGCGTCGGCACCGGCAACTGGCGTGCCTGGAAGGTCGAAAGCCCGGTGGCGCCGTGGAACAACCTTCCGATCATTGCCACCATGGGCGGCGCCTCGCTCAACTACATCTTCTCGACGCCGCCGGTCGAGATCGAAGGCTCGCCCGACAAGCTCGTCGAGAAGCTGCAGACCTACGACTTCGACAAGGACGCGCCGAAGATCTACGCCAAGGAAGGCCCCTTCACGGAGTCGGCGATGGACTTCATGGCCCCGCCCGCGGTCGATAACCCAACCTTGCCGGCGTTCCAGAACGGTGCCCGCAAGATGCTGATCTACCACGGCCAGGCTGATCCGGTGTTCTCAATCAACGACACGATCCGCTGGTATGAGAAGCTCAACGCCAACGTCCAGGGCAAGGCCGACGGTTTCGCGCGGCTGTTTGCGCTGCCCGGCGAGACCCATTGCGGCGGCGGCGTCACGCTGGAGAAGTTCGATGCGCTGGGCGCGCTGATGGACTGGGTCGAGAAGGGCAAGGCGCCGGAGGCGATCACGGCCTCGGTCAATGCGGCCAACAAGGAGCTCCCATCGACATGGAGCCCGCAGCGGACGCGGCCGCTGTGCCCGTGGCCGAAATTCGCCAAATATGTCGGCGGCGACGTCGAGCAGGCGTCATCCTTCACCTGCGCGGCGGAGTGA
- a CDS encoding slipin family protein has translation MTWHLVTKTVTVEDGERALVWRDGQLVRVLGPGRHALLDPLHRLMVQVYDVVRAEYPAERYAVLKAARPDLAAELFEAVETGANEIAIVSLDGRPTHLLTPWQTRVYWKVATQVEVERIDIASDVRVSARHLAMIERNRPSVVTEVVVENHEAGLLHVDGKLTERLAPGRHAFWAVGRKIEVKRLDMRPTVLEITAQEMLTKDRIALRVTLTAFRRIADAEAAVATTPDVDAWLYRLVQFAIREAVASRTLDEVLAAKASLDAELRDYVRARLGGSGVEVTELGVKDVILPGEIRELVNKVVEAERLAKANLIRRQEETAATRSLLNTARLMEENPLLLRLKELESLERLVEKVGRIDLHAGDGAGLDALLTRLVRLKAPDAA, from the coding sequence GTGACTTGGCATCTGGTGACGAAGACCGTGACGGTGGAGGATGGCGAGCGGGCGCTGGTGTGGCGTGACGGCCAGCTCGTGCGCGTGCTCGGTCCTGGCCGTCATGCGCTGCTCGATCCGCTGCACCGGCTGATGGTGCAAGTGTACGACGTGGTCAGGGCCGAATACCCGGCCGAGCGCTACGCGGTGCTGAAGGCCGCGCGGCCCGATCTCGCCGCCGAACTCTTCGAGGCCGTGGAGACCGGCGCGAACGAGATCGCGATCGTCAGCCTCGACGGCCGGCCGACGCATCTGCTCACGCCGTGGCAGACACGTGTCTACTGGAAGGTGGCGACGCAGGTCGAGGTCGAGCGCATCGACATCGCAAGCGACGTGCGTGTGAGCGCGCGGCATCTGGCGATGATCGAGCGTAACCGGCCGAGCGTTGTGACCGAGGTCGTGGTCGAGAACCACGAGGCCGGTCTGCTCCATGTCGACGGCAAGCTGACGGAGCGGCTGGCGCCGGGCCGGCACGCCTTCTGGGCGGTCGGCCGCAAGATCGAGGTCAAGCGCCTGGATATGCGGCCCACGGTGCTGGAGATCACCGCGCAGGAGATGCTGACCAAGGATCGCATCGCGCTGCGGGTGACGCTCACGGCGTTCCGGCGGATTGCCGACGCGGAGGCGGCTGTCGCGACCACGCCCGATGTGGATGCGTGGCTGTACCGGCTGGTGCAGTTCGCGATCCGCGAGGCGGTGGCGTCACGCACGCTCGACGAGGTGCTGGCCGCCAAGGCCTCGCTCGATGCCGAGCTGCGCGACTACGTGCGCGCGCGGCTCGGCGGCTCGGGCGTGGAGGTGACGGAGCTCGGCGTGAAGGACGTGATCCTGCCCGGCGAGATCCGCGAGCTCGTCAACAAGGTGGTGGAGGCGGAGCGGCTGGCCAAGGCCAACCTGATCCGTCGCCAGGAGGAGACCGCGGCGACGCGCTCGCTCCTGAACACCGCCAGGCTGATGGAGGAGAACCCGCTGCTGCTGCGGCTCAAGGAGCTGGAGTCGCTGGAGCGCCTGGTCGAGAAGGTCGGCCGCATCGACCTGCATGCCGGCGACGGCGCCGGCCTCGATGCGCTGCTGACGCGGTTGGTCCGGCTGAAGGCGCCGGATGCGGCGTGA
- a CDS encoding 2OG-Fe(II) oxygenase: MTDITWRADNIETISNFFGAAECEEYIRMGESMGFEAATLFAPRGVKDHRNNDRVIVDDADRARELYERLAVHLAPSFQHRWTPVGLNERLRLYRYDVGQKFDWHRDGHFERDNGERSQFTFMVYLNDDFEGGRTSFCDDTGRMPDGPLLITPERGMALLFQHPIMHRGDPVTKGRKYVLRTDVMYRRNV, encoded by the coding sequence ATGACTGATATCACCTGGCGAGCCGACAACATCGAGACGATCTCGAATTTCTTCGGCGCTGCTGAGTGCGAGGAATACATTCGCATGGGTGAATCGATGGGGTTCGAGGCGGCGACTTTGTTTGCGCCTCGCGGCGTGAAGGATCATCGCAACAACGACCGCGTGATCGTTGACGATGCCGATCGTGCACGAGAGCTCTACGAGCGGCTCGCCGTGCATCTGGCGCCCTCGTTTCAGCATCGCTGGACGCCGGTCGGGCTGAACGAACGGTTGCGACTTTATCGCTACGACGTCGGACAAAAGTTCGACTGGCATCGCGACGGTCATTTCGAGCGCGACAATGGCGAGCGCAGCCAGTTCACCTTCATGGTCTATCTCAACGATGACTTCGAGGGTGGCAGAACGTCGTTTTGCGACGACACAGGTCGGATGCCGGACGGTCCTTTGCTCATCACGCCGGAGAGGGGCATGGCGCTGCTGTTCCAGCACCCGATCATGCATCGTGGTGATCCCGTGACGAAGGGCCGCAAATACGTGCTGCGGACCGACGTGATGTATCGGCGGAACGTTTAG
- a CDS encoding DUF2778 domain-containing protein translates to MSNSRAALAARNRRKSSLIAFSHKLIGGAAIACLIGGCAVTVYTKIIAADAYPTLGSIEQDEPVVRPAPRLATRSASDAVGEAFSAFPESPPVTTAAAITPQMFNDRFGAAVPQGVASNAANGAPPLPKLAEAAPKQIETRQIETKSAEAKPAEPAKVAEASKKDARPPMQLALANTRPAAQPATPAQAAEANAPKSSGFSLRAMTERAKAAVLSIAGERHSIQEKLWGKPENQDGGLLAYASADSNITASIAKDPTRGGRPPYDLSTAVYDISAKAVYLPDGTKLEAHSGLGDNLDKPSSEKIKMRGVTPPHIYELKPREALFHGVPALRLNPIGGEDAIHGRNGLLAHTFMLGPNGDSNGCVSFRDYYAFLDAYKNKGIRKLAVLARIE, encoded by the coding sequence ATGAGTAACAGTCGAGCTGCGTTGGCCGCACGAAATCGCAGGAAGTCCTCCCTGATCGCGTTCTCTCACAAATTGATCGGTGGCGCGGCAATCGCATGCCTGATCGGGGGCTGCGCCGTAACGGTCTATACCAAGATCATCGCGGCCGACGCTTATCCGACCCTGGGCAGCATCGAGCAGGATGAGCCCGTCGTGCGCCCGGCGCCGCGGCTTGCGACGCGCAGCGCCTCCGATGCTGTGGGTGAGGCCTTCTCGGCATTCCCGGAATCTCCGCCCGTCACCACGGCCGCCGCCATCACGCCGCAGATGTTCAACGACCGCTTCGGCGCGGCCGTGCCGCAGGGCGTCGCCTCCAACGCCGCGAACGGCGCGCCGCCGCTGCCCAAGCTCGCCGAAGCCGCGCCCAAGCAGATCGAGACCAGGCAGATCGAGACCAAGTCGGCCGAGGCCAAGCCGGCCGAGCCTGCGAAGGTCGCCGAGGCGTCGAAGAAGGATGCCCGGCCGCCGATGCAGTTGGCGCTCGCCAACACCAGGCCGGCCGCGCAGCCCGCGACGCCGGCGCAGGCTGCCGAGGCCAATGCGCCGAAGAGCAGCGGCTTCTCGCTGCGCGCGATGACCGAGCGTGCCAAGGCGGCGGTGCTGTCGATCGCGGGTGAGCGCCACTCGATCCAGGAAAAGCTCTGGGGCAAGCCGGAGAACCAGGATGGCGGGCTCCTGGCCTATGCCTCGGCTGATTCCAACATCACTGCCAGCATCGCCAAGGATCCGACCCGCGGCGGCCGGCCGCCGTACGATTTGAGCACGGCCGTGTACGACATCTCGGCCAAGGCGGTGTATCTGCCCGACGGCACCAAGCTCGAGGCGCATTCCGGCCTCGGCGACAACCTCGACAAGCCGAGCTCGGAGAAGATCAAGATGCGCGGCGTCACCCCGCCGCACATCTACGAGCTGAAGCCGCGCGAGGCGCTGTTCCATGGCGTGCCGGCGCTGCGGCTCAACCCGATCGGCGGCGAGGACGCCATCCACGGTCGCAACGGCCTGCTCGCGCACACCTTCATGCTCGGCCCGAACGGCGACTCCAACGGCTGCGTCTCGTTCCGCGACTACTATGCGTTCCTCGATGCCTACAAGAACAAGGGCATCCGCAAGCTCGCCGTGCTCGCCCGCATCGAGTGA